One genomic window of Evansella cellulosilytica DSM 2522 includes the following:
- a CDS encoding chromate transporter: MIYVEIFLAFFLPNVLGYGGGPASIPLIEHEVVNRYEWMTVEEFGEVLALGNTLPGPIATKLAGYIGYEQAGILGAGVGLFATIAPSLILMVALLGILHRYKDSPKVKLLSSIVRPTIAVLLGVLTFRFLETSYIESGWIHTIIIIAASYFLMEKKKVHPAFVIVGGLLYGAIFLS; the protein is encoded by the coding sequence ATGATTTATGTTGAAATCTTCCTAGCCTTTTTCCTTCCAAATGTATTAGGGTACGGTGGGGGTCCAGCTAGCATTCCGCTAATTGAGCATGAAGTAGTAAACAGGTACGAATGGATGACAGTAGAAGAATTTGGTGAAGTCCTAGCTTTAGGTAATACGTTGCCAGGTCCAATCGCAACTAAATTGGCTGGCTACATTGGATATGAGCAAGCTGGCATTTTAGGAGCAGGCGTCGGTCTTTTTGCCACTATTGCACCTTCGCTCATTTTAATGGTAGCTTTGCTAGGCATCCTACATCGTTATAAAGATTCACCGAAGGTAAAATTATTATCAAGTATTGTTAGACCGACGATTGCCGTCTTACTTGGCGTACTCACATTCCGTTTTCTAGAAACGTCTTATATCGAAAGTGGTTGGATCCATACAATTATAATAATCGCAGCCTCATATTTTTTAATGGAAAAGAAAAAAGTCCATCCAGCATTTGTCATAGTCGGCGGACTTTTGTATGGTGCAATATTTTTGTCTTAA
- a CDS encoding NADPH:quinone reductase: MKAVVYREYGDPSVLKVEDVEKPAVKRSDVLIKVEASAVNPVDTYFRKGIRQVKEFPHIPHFDVSGTIVELGEDVDYLKKGMRVWATNISGTCAEFVTAQADAVFPLPLSASFVEGAALAMPFMTAHLALHYRANVSPGECVLVYGGAGAVGNAAIQLAKRAGAKVIATASNEEKSDICLKAGANNVILYKKEDIVETVQQLTNNSGLDVILDMSVSDNLENDLLMVKTGGRIVTIGSPNNNTPELPWRLLNTKHASLLGVLLFTAPSLELKRAGDEISSLLQQQTITALVGATYSFEEASKAHHALENNVYNGSIVLTP; the protein is encoded by the coding sequence ATGAAGGCGGTTGTCTATCGAGAATATGGGGATCCTAGTGTTTTAAAGGTAGAAGACGTGGAAAAGCCAGCAGTAAAGCGAAGTGACGTTTTAATAAAGGTGGAGGCAAGTGCGGTAAATCCAGTGGACACTTACTTTCGCAAAGGGATTCGGCAAGTTAAGGAATTTCCTCACATTCCTCATTTTGATGTAAGTGGTACGATTGTTGAACTTGGCGAAGATGTTGATTATTTGAAAAAGGGAATGAGGGTGTGGGCAACGAACATCAGTGGGACTTGTGCTGAATTTGTTACTGCACAAGCAGATGCTGTTTTCCCATTACCTTTATCTGCATCCTTTGTGGAAGGCGCCGCACTTGCGATGCCTTTTATGACTGCACACTTAGCTTTACACTATCGAGCAAACGTTTCACCAGGTGAGTGCGTGTTAGTTTATGGTGGTGCTGGAGCAGTAGGAAACGCAGCGATTCAACTCGCGAAAAGGGCAGGAGCAAAGGTTATTGCTACTGCTAGTAATGAGGAAAAGAGCGATATTTGTTTAAAAGCCGGCGCAAACAACGTCATCTTATATAAAAAGGAAGATATCGTTGAAACAGTGCAGCAGCTTACGAACAATAGCGGCCTTGACGTCATTTTAGATATGTCAGTAAGTGACAATCTCGAGAATGACTTATTGATGGTGAAAACCGGTGGGCGTATCGTTACTATTGGTTCGCCAAACAATAATACACCAGAGCTTCCGTGGAGATTATTAAACACAAAGCATGCGTCATTATTAGGTGTGTTATTATTTACTGCACCATCGTTAGAGCTAAAGAGAGCTGGGGATGAAATAAGCAGCCTTCTCCAGCAACAAACAATTACTGCTCTTGTTGGAGCTACATATTCATTTGAAGAAGCATCCAAAGCACATCATGCGTTAGAGAACAATGTATATAACGGAAGTATCGTTTTAACACCATAG
- the fabL gene encoding enoyl-[acyl-carrier-protein] reductase FabL has translation MNERKVALITGSSRGIGKKIALKLAKEGYDIVLNYARSRSNAEETEAELRELGADVLSIKANIAKKDKVEDMFKQIDEHFGRLDVLVNNAASGVLRPIMELEESHWDWTININNKGMLFCSQLAAERMEKQGTGGAIVSLSSLGAQRYLKNYTTVGVSKAAVEALTRYLAVELAPKNIRVNAVSGGAVDTDALTHFPNREELLQDASNRTPAGRIVEPDDLADAVLFLLSPQAKMICGQTIIVDGGISLLT, from the coding sequence GTGAATGAAAGGAAAGTAGCACTCATTACAGGAAGTAGTCGAGGCATCGGTAAAAAAATTGCATTGAAATTGGCGAAAGAAGGCTATGACATTGTACTAAATTACGCTCGAAGTCGAAGCAATGCTGAGGAAACGGAAGCGGAGCTGCGAGAGCTTGGTGCCGATGTATTGTCAATAAAAGCAAATATAGCAAAAAAGGATAAAGTGGAAGACATGTTCAAACAAATTGATGAGCACTTCGGCCGCCTTGATGTGCTCGTTAACAATGCAGCATCGGGCGTATTGCGGCCGATAATGGAGCTTGAAGAAAGTCATTGGGATTGGACAATAAATATTAACAACAAAGGAATGCTATTCTGTTCACAGCTAGCTGCGGAACGAATGGAAAAACAAGGTACTGGTGGGGCTATCGTTAGTTTAAGTTCTTTAGGGGCGCAAAGGTATTTGAAAAACTATACGACTGTTGGTGTATCAAAGGCTGCTGTGGAAGCATTGACGCGATACTTAGCAGTGGAGCTTGCTCCGAAGAACATTCGTGTCAATGCCGTCTCCGGAGGTGCAGTTGATACGGACGCATTAACGCATTTTCCAAACCGTGAAGAACTGCTGCAAGATGCTAGTAACCGTACGCCAGCAGGTCGAATTGTCGAACCAGACGACTTAGCCGATGCAGTATTATTTTTATTATCACCACAAGCAAAAATGATTTGTGGACAAACCATTATCGTTGACGGCGGAATATCTTTATTAACATAA
- a CDS encoding gamma-type small acid-soluble spore protein has protein sequence MANNNASKTNAQKVRQQNQQSAQGQSQNFEFASETDAQQVRQQNQQSAQRKQQASSKGQQQ, from the coding sequence ATGGCAAACAACAATGCATCTAAAACAAATGCACAAAAAGTACGTCAGCAGAACCAGCAATCTGCTCAAGGGCAAAGCCAAAACTTTGAATTTGCTAGCGAAACTGATGCACAACAAGTGCGTCAACAAAACCAACAATCTGCTCAACGTAAGCAGCAAGCATCTTCTAAAGGTCAACAACAGTAA
- a CDS encoding DUF3939 domain-containing protein, translating to MFFKKRKKNGDTQEEKREEKIVTVTIDEVRAAVNKYANNMQKGISLRSIVLDNNEIDFEALYSYLGGKPDRPFYMSKETFEIFEEKDYPKYIDLCQIACDQYILENGEEPITTGDPERKVNFQKLKHYLTEKPPFKLYLHPQDRMVTHRAPK from the coding sequence ATGTTTTTTAAAAAAAGGAAGAAAAATGGGGATACTCAAGAAGAAAAAAGAGAAGAGAAAATCGTCACTGTTACTATTGATGAGGTTAGAGCGGCTGTGAACAAGTATGCAAATAATATGCAGAAAGGGATCTCACTTCGAAGTATTGTCTTAGATAACAATGAAATTGATTTTGAGGCGTTATATTCTTATTTGGGTGGAAAACCTGATCGACCTTTTTATATGTCTAAAGAAACATTTGAGATTTTCGAGGAAAAGGACTATCCTAAATACATTGACCTTTGTCAAATTGCTTGTGATCAATACATTTTAGAGAACGGCGAGGAACCTATTACAACAGGTGATCCAGAGAGAAAAGTAAATTTTCAGAAGCTAAAGCATTATTTAACTGAAAAGCCACCGTTTAAACTATATTTACACCCGCAAGATCGTATGGTTACACATAGAGCTCCAAAATAG
- the ntdP gene encoding nucleoside tri-diphosphate phosphatase — translation MRFPQTGSNIIVQSYKHNGILHRVWEETIILKGTSHEVIGGNDRIMVQESDGRQWRTREPAICYFTADHWFNVIGMLRNDGIYYYCNLGTPFTYDEEALKYIDYDLDIKVFPDKTYKLLDEDEFTLHKQQMNYPEEVEIILRRSVDELISWITQKKGPFEPGFVEYWYERFLQYR, via the coding sequence GTGAGATTTCCCCAAACAGGTAGTAATATCATTGTACAGAGCTATAAACATAATGGAATACTTCATCGTGTCTGGGAAGAGACAATCATTTTAAAAGGGACTTCTCATGAAGTTATTGGAGGAAATGATCGAATAATGGTACAAGAATCTGACGGACGTCAATGGCGAACCCGTGAACCAGCAATTTGTTATTTTACAGCAGACCATTGGTTTAATGTCATCGGCATGCTAAGGAATGACGGTATATACTATTATTGCAATCTAGGCACTCCATTTACATATGATGAGGAAGCATTAAAATACATTGATTATGACTTAGATATAAAAGTTTTTCCTGACAAAACGTACAAGCTGTTAGATGAAGATGAATTTACTTTACATAAGCAACAAATGAACTACCCTGAAGAAGTGGAGATTATTTTAAGAAGAAGTGTGGATGAATTAATTTCATGGATTACACAGAAAAAAGGCCCATTCGAGCCAGGCTTTGTTGAATATTGGTACGAGCGCTTTTTACAATACCGTTAA